One window of Lacerta agilis isolate rLacAgi1 chromosome 14, rLacAgi1.pri, whole genome shotgun sequence genomic DNA carries:
- the LOC117059442 gene encoding melanoregulin-like: MNFWYKVCSCCCPIEDELEKNPLVVGDTLQYFNKLQKRRELEAVNLWNEPMDKTHVERDDDHKLHMLLEKRSKTRRGSEDYRRLSFDIIAHRQIRRKMKDRWKQILEVLGFKAEADGLLTVTSSTSYESLHYPQEARRIHTALAEQTTIFGWHRGGPPERYLFVIDRLLLLDVGDEFLSAARHFYPVEYEEDEGSSSDGGPTTPGPVLVTTSNEAQEEMEEGIDGD; this comes from the exons atgaatTTCTGGTACAAagtttgcagctgctgttgcccTATAGAAGATGAACTGGAGAAGAATCCATTGGTGGTTGG CGACACGCTTCAGTATTTCAACAAGTTGCAGAAACGACGGGAATTAGAGGCTGTCAACTTGTGGAATGAACCAATGGACAAGACTCACGTGGAACGGGATGATGATCATAaactccacatgttgctggagaAAAGGTCAAAAACGCGCCGGGGATCAGAG GACTACCGACGCTTGAGCTTTGACATCATCGCTCACCGGCAGATCCGTCGGAAAATGAAGGACCGATGGAAGCAAATCCTGGAAGTCTTGG GATTCAAAGCTGAAGCAGATGGGCTCCTCACTGTCACGTCCAGCACCTCATATGAATCCCTTCACTATCCTCAAGAGGCCCGCAGGATCCACACTGCCCTGGCTGAGCAGACAACCATTTTTGGCTGGCATCGTGGTGGTCCACCCGAGAGATACCTCTTTGTCATT GACAGGCTGCTTCTCCTTGATGTGGGAGATGAATTCCTGTCAGCAGCTCGGCACTTCTACCCCGTGGAGTACGAAGAGGACGAGGGATCTTCCAGCGATGGAGGGCCTACAACACCTGGTCCTGTCTTGGTCACAACGAGCAACGAAGCTCAGGAAGAGATGGAGGAGGGCATAGATGGGGATTAA
- the TCAP gene encoding telethonin: MHGKSVVLRSSGTLAAAELSCQVTERDTSRKESFSAEWKDLSLTARPEERWSRFEADKQRRETYRQQQEARVIVQRSPWGILRLGLLGKPLTSYHLPYQRPLPLPIFTPAKLSARELTPTPSESVESLPVTGVCLDKKSVAEITKELPLVIQPACPDFKKGLPRSLSRSMSQDAQRG; encoded by the exons ATGCACGGAAAGAGTGTGGTCCTTCGCAGCTCCGGGACCCTGGCCGCAGCCGAGCTGAGCTGCCAGGTAACAGAGAGAGACACATCCCGGAAGGAATCCTTCAGTGCGGAATGGAAGGACCTCTCACTCACCGCTAGGCCTGAGGAACG CTGGTCTCGGTTTGAAGCAGACAAACAGCGCAGAGAAACTTACCGCCAGCAACAGGAGGCCCGGGTCATAGTGCAGAGGTCTCCATGGGGCATCCTTCGCTTGGGTCTGCTGGGCAAACCTCTGACCTCCTACCACCTGCCCTACCAGAGGCCTTTGCCCTTGCCCATCTTCACACCGGCCAAGCTAAGCGccagggagctcaccccaaccCCCTCAGAGTCTGTGGAGTCCTTGCCGGTGACTGGCGTGTGTCTTGACAAGAAATCTGTGGCCGAGATCACCAAGGAGCTGCCCCTCGTCATCCAGCCCGCCTGCCCCGACTTCAAGAAAGGCTTGCCCCGCTCCTTGTCCCGTTCCATGTCTCAGGATGCCCAGAGAGGCTGA
- the PNMT gene encoding phenylethanolamine N-methyltransferase has translation MSANGVAAVAESYQKFNPRAYLQNNYMPPRANFASEEFAVPWKLRCLADAFATGEICGRTLIDIGTGPTIYQLLSACDYFEEIVATDYLEVNRAEIQNWVLGEDSSCFDWSPYIQYTCKIEGNGEPWKEKEQKLKKKLRRILPIDVHQAKPLGSSLSQPADALVSAFCLEAVSPDRPSFDQALRNVTTLLKPGGHFLMIGALDESFYLAGEAKLSVVPVSEADVKESFAKSGYRTRSFRSYVMPPSLKIGVDDVQGIFFIHAQKTA, from the exons ATGAGCGCCAATGGTGTCGCGGCTGTGGCCGAAAGCTACCAGAAGTTCAACCCTCGGGCCTACCTGCAAAACAACTACATGCCACCCCGTGCCAACTTCGCTAGCGAAGAGTTTGCAGTGCCCTGGAAACTTCGCTGCCTGGCAGATGCCTTTGCCACAG GGGAAATCTGCGGCCGTACCCTTATTGATATTGGCACAGGCCCCACCATTTATCAGCTCCTCAGTGCCTGCGACTACTTTGAGGAGATAGTGGCCACAGACTACCTGGAAGTGAATCGGGCCGAGATACAGAACTGGGTGCTCGGTGAAGACTCCAGCTGCTTTGACTGGTCCCCTTACATCCAGTATACTTGTAAGATTGAAGGCAATGG ggAACCGTGGAAGGAAAAAGAGCAAAAGCTGAAGAAGAAACTCAGAAGGATCCTTCCCATCGATGTCCACCAGGCCAAACCTCTAGGTTCCTCCCTCAGCCAACCAGCCGATGCTTTGGTCTCCGCATTCTGCCTGGAAGCCGTGAGCCCCGACCGGCCGAGTTTCGACCAGGCCCTGCGGAACGTCACGACGCTTCTCAAGCCCGGTGGCCACTTCCTCATGATCGGGGCTTTGGACGAGTCCTTCTATTTGGCTGGAGAAGCCAAGCTGTCCGTGGTGCCCGTCAGCGAGGCAGATGTCAAGGAATCCTTCGCCAAGAGCGGCTATCGCACCCGCAGCTTCCGCTCCTACGTCATGCCGCCGAGCCTGAAGATTGGCGTGGATGACGTGCAAGGGATCTTCTTCATCCATGCGCAGAAAACAGCCTGA